The genome window GCATCCCCCTGCCTGGCATTTTCACGCCCGGTGATACCTACCTGACCCACGTGAACGAGGCCGAAAACCGCTTTCGCATCAGCATCGTCATCACCCACCGGCTGTTCGGGAAAATGTTCACCCAGGCGGGCGTGTTTTACGAAGTCCGGGACTGATGACAAAGTGCGTTCTGATCCTGGGGGCTTACGGTACTTTTGGCGCCCACATTACCCAAAAACTGGCGGAAGAGCCGGACCTGCAGGTGATCATCGCGGGCCGGTCGGAAGAGAAATGCCGAACCCTGGCAGAGCGTTTCAGGGACGCGCCTAACCCGCCGCAGTGGAGGGCACTGGACATCTACCGGGATCTGCCAGCGGCACTGAAAGCCCTCACGCCGGACATTGTGATCCACACCTGCGGCCCCTTTCAGGGACAGGGCTATGCGGTGGCGCAGGCCTGCATCGACCAGGGCAGCCATTACATCGACTTGGCCGACGGGCGGGCATTTGTGGCCGGCATCGGTGCTCTGGATGAGAGAGCCAGAGCGAAAAGCATCGCCGTTATCAGCGGCGCCAGCTCCGTCCCCGGCCTGACGTCGGCGGTCATCGACCACTTTCTGCCGGCGTTCGGGAAGATCACATCAGTTCGTTATGCCATCTCCACCGCCCAGAAGCCCGGCCCCGGACTGGCCACCACGGCAGCCGTGCTGGGCTATGCGGGAAAACCCTTCACTACCCTGGACAACGGACAGTGGACAACCGTGTACGGCTGGCAGGATCTGCACAGCCACACCTTTCCCGGACTGGGCCGCCGGTGGCTGGGCAACTGTGATATTCCCGATCTGGAGCTGTTCCCGCAGCGCTACCCGGACCTGAAGACTATCCGCTTTTCAGCGGGCCTTGAACTGCCCGACCTGCAGCTCGGTCTGTGGAGCCTGTCCTGGCTGGTGCGTGCCGGCCTTGTGAAAAACCTGGGACGGTACGC of Pseudomonadota bacterium contains these proteins:
- a CDS encoding DUF4166 domain-containing protein, with amino-acid sequence MNEAENRFRISIVITHRLFGKMFTQAGVFYEVRD
- a CDS encoding saccharopine dehydrogenase NADP-binding domain-containing protein, which encodes MTKCVLILGAYGTFGAHITQKLAEEPDLQVIIAGRSEEKCRTLAERFRDAPNPPQWRALDIYRDLPAALKALTPDIVIHTCGPFQGQGYAVAQACIDQGSHYIDLADGRAFVAGIGALDERARAKSIAVISGASSVPGLTSAVIDHFLPAFGKITSVRYAISTAQKPGPGLATTAAVLGYAGKPFTTLDNGQWTTVYGWQDLHSHTFPGLGRRWLGNCDIPDLELFPQRYPDLKTIRFSAGLELPDLQLGLWSLSWLVRAGLVKNLGRYARLMLKASRLYDRFGSDRSAFYMELSGTDAAGVPQTKTFFLLAGSGHGPFIPATPAILLTKMLARDQLHRRGAFPCMGLITLYQYLEGLKGLDVRRVIY